The Triticum dicoccoides isolate Atlit2015 ecotype Zavitan chromosome 6A, WEW_v2.0, whole genome shotgun sequence genome has a window encoding:
- the LOC119319477 gene encoding uncharacterized protein LOC119319477, which yields MPMSIPEEIKIQAKNIDAAAGEIIGVLEDTSKGNVIFVNGLYGFGASAALKAVAQRLKSSKSKFDRVIHVDCSLWKSMRALQKAVAEELELPPSVMAIFDRLDEEDDFSGIDEGSRRVIAAISTEIFKNLINSRFVVIFHNGSNEYIDLYECCGVPVLSVLSNKVLWTCHGRFRSCPGDFNIMTHTDVVIDYSDDDCICDEALLEEAKEIVAYMCIPEPDMNHMIVEKCFQYVCALGSRSTLSFKWENHASIYLVCDGIIQGQGDTSAWVIADALQRNMCLNSLLQWPNHLRRHLLHDRWVLVQPDEVGIVLSDVTSFFAVPDTTYPVRMTTLPDGIFQHSHSSKLRVLHLSDHSFSFESPPFLCCSQLRLLHLNNCTNIPSDKHPSHNEDMSCFQKLWVLHLRYTNWYRLLSEEMMNFMADLRELYVKGVKGWSIGDLRGRGPSLVKVHVESRYYFINHAPFPDLSSVSFLKTIILYNCVDLEQVVPGVLPPSLESFTFKTGNCGTDISSISFRGCSQLKSILLIGVLGSLEELDLSGTIVKTLDLREVRVRNLKHLILLGCEKLCAILWPSEYGMTKVLEVLHIDTIRYTSPGQANWEEKPRDPIAAMGSSSILVATATELGISPHAPFEVKWYISTTDTRILRSLEPVKRYIEHSHVYMEMGSSPTSGATVGDSEVAQGIRSLYQPGNYLYARDAFFQRDLQADADNEGATSWMWDCPASPTPRAQDLYLHIHDEQEVKRGLLQQKQSNTQGINVSAVFPGFIVNNARMLHVHDSSSVTCITCPQPQGSCWRWLEWCRVERCPKLSTVFYTPQPSEGDSFCYELATFWASELPKACYICDWSAIRMFSFAHIVLLHLDYCPRLIHALPLSESVDTLPHLDTLEIVCCGDLREVFALDPKQKWQRIIKCPKLRRIHLYELPSLQHISGSRMSVPNLETVKIRGCWSLRSLPAVSRNNEKLPSVDCEKDWWDNLEWDGVEANHHPSLYDHNHSSYYKAQQQRGTVLR from the exons ATGCCTATGTCTATACCAGAG GAGATCAAGATCCAAGCAAAAAACATCGATGCTGCAGCAGGGGAGATAATTGGCGTTTTGGAGGATACAAGCAAAGGAAATGTGATCTTTGTCAATGGTTTGTATGGGTTTGGGGCATCAGCAGCACTCAAGGCAGTAGCACAACGTCTGAAATCATCAAAATCAAAGTTTGACAGGGTTATTCATGTGGATTGCTCGTTGTGGAAAAGCATGAGGGCCCTGCAAAAGGCAGTTGCGGAGGAGCTGGAGCTTCCGCCGTCGGTGATGGCCATCTTCGATCGGTTGGACGAGGAGGATGATTTCAGTGGGATAGATGAAGGTTCTCGACGGGTGATAGCAGCTATTAGCACAGAAATCTTCAAAAATCTCATTAATAGTAGATTTGTGGTGATATTTCACAATGGGAGCAACGAATACATTGATCTGTACGAGTGTTGTGGTGTCCCAGTATTATCAGTTTTGAGTAATAAGGTGCTGTGGACATGTCACGGGAGGTTTCGCAGCTGTCCTGGTGACTTCAATATAATGACGCATACTGATGTCGTTATCGATTATTCTGATGATGATTGCATCTGCGATGAAGCAttattggaagaggccaaggagattGTCGCTTATATGTGTATTCCAGAGCCTGACATGAACCATATGATTGTTGAGAAGTGCTTTCAGTACGTCTGTGCATTGGGTTCTCGATCTACCTTGTCCTTCAAGTGGGAGAACCATGCTTCAATCTACTTGGTATGCGATGGGATTATACAAGGGCAAGGCGATACATCAGCATGGGTAATTGCCGATGCTCTACAGAGAAACATGTGTTTGAATAGTCTTCTACAATGGCCTAATCACCTTCGTCGTCACCTGCTTCATGACCGCTGGGTTTTGGTGCAACCTGATGAGGTTGGCATAGTGCTTTCTGATGTGACATCCTTCTTCGCCGTACCAGATACTACATACCCTGTCCGAATGACGACATTACCAGATGGCATATTCCAACATTCGCACAGCAGCAAGCTTCGTGTGTTACATCTCTCTGATCACAGCTTCAGTTTTGAATCGCCTCCCTTCCTGTGTTGCAGCCAGCTAAGACTCCTCCATCTGAACAACTGCACAAATATCCCATCTGATAAGCATCCAAGCCACAACGAAGACATGTCATGCTTCCAGAAGCTATGGGTGCTGCACCTGAGGTATACAAACTGGTATCGATTACTATCAGAAGAGATGATGAACTTCATGGCTGACCTCAGGGAGTTGTATGTGAAGGGAGTCAAGGGTTGGAGCATAGGTGATTTACGTGGTAGGGGACCTTCCCTTGTCAAGGTCCACGTAGAATCACGGTACTACTTTATTAATCATGCACCATTCCCTGACCTGTCCAGCGTAAGCTTCCTCAAGACGATCATCCTTTACAATTGTGTTGATCTGGAACAAGTTGTCCCCGGCGTGCTGCCCCCATCGCTTGAGTCATTCACCTTCAAAACTGGAAATTGTGGCACCGACATATCTAGCATTTCCTTCCGGGGTTGTTCTCAGTTGAAGAGTATACTACTAATAGGAGTTCTAGGGAGCCTTGAGGAGCTGGACCTCTCGGGCACAATAGTGAAAACCCTTGACCTCAGGGAAGTGAGAGTCCGAAACCTCAAACATCTCATCTTGCTGGGCTGCGAGAAGCTCTGTGCAATATTATGGCCATCAGAATACGGCATGACAAAGGTTTTGGAGGTACTGCACATCGACACCATACGATATACATCACCTGGCCAAGCTAATTGGGAAGAAAAACCCAGGGATCCTATTGCAGCTATGGGGTCATCATCTATTCTTGTTGCTACTGCTACAGAGCTGGGCATCAGTCCACATGCACCATTTGAAGTTAAATGGTACATCTCTACAACGGATACAAGGATCCTTAGGTCGCTTGAACCAGTTAAAAGATATATTGAGCACAGTCATGTATATATGGAAATGGGTTCATCTCCTACAAGTGGCGCTACTGTTGGTGACAGTGAAGTTGCTCAAGGAATCCGGAGTCTGTATCAGCCTGGTAATTATTTATATGCAAGGGATGCCTTCTTTCAAAGGGACCTACAGGCTGACGCTGATAATGAAGGTGCAACCAGCTGGATGTGGGATTGCCCAGCTAGTCCTACTCCAAGGGCCCAAGACTTGTATCTTCACATACATGATGAGCAGGAGGTGAAGAGGGGACTACTACAGCAAAAACAGAGCAACACTCAAGGAATTAATGTTAGCGCTGTTTTCCCTGGTTTCATAGTTAACAATGCTCGGATGCTTCACGTGCATGATAGCTCATCCGTCACTTGCATCACATGCCCACAACCACAAGGTTCATGCTGGAGGTGGCTTGAATGGTGCCGAGTCGAGAGGTGCCCCAAGCTAAGTACTGTCTTTTATACTCCCCAACCAAGTGAGGGTGATAGCTTCTGTTATGAGTTGGCCACATTCTGGGCATCTGAACTCCCAAAGGCATGCTACATCTGTGATTGGAGTGCAATACGTATGTTTTCCTTTGCACACATAGTACTATTGCACCTGGACTATTGCCCTAGGCTCATACATGCGCTTCCCTTGTCCGAGTCTGTGGACACTTTGCCTCATTTGGATACCCTGGAGATTGTGTGTTGCGGTGATCTAAGGGAGGTCTTCGCTTTGGACCCTAAGCAAAAGTGGCAGAGAATTATAAAATGCCCCAAGCTAAGGCGCATTCACCTGTACGAGCTCCCCAGCCTGCAGCACATCAGTGGGAGCAGGATGTCCGTGCCCAACTTGGAGACCGTCAAGATCAGGGGCTGCTGGAGCCTCAGGAGCCTACCAGCCGTCAGCAGAAACAACGAGAAGCTGCCTAGTGTGGACTGCGAGAAGGATTGGTGGGATAACCTGGAGTGGGATGGGGTGGAAGCGAACCACCATCCTTCACTCTATGATCATAACCACTCGTCGTACTACAAGGCCCAGCAGCAAAGAGGCACAGTACTAAG GTAA